In the Sphingomonas sp. LM7 genome, one interval contains:
- a CDS encoding chemotaxis protein CheX → MIPESVALGELERDALTEIVNIGVSRAASSLRKMIGDHVTLSVPSIDVVSQRRAARLISEREVAELVAVRQDFSGPFSGRALLIFPESNSLELVRAVTGDTLSAQEVVDMEHEALTETGNVILNSCLATMANMLKRSLIMTIPEVLRGNGALLFEIDESSEVEGLVLFLYIDFAVRKRDIRGYIAMIMDIPSLEVLKELLDEFIARIVGTDG, encoded by the coding sequence ATGATCCCGGAGAGCGTGGCGCTCGGCGAGCTCGAGCGCGATGCCCTGACCGAGATCGTCAATATCGGCGTCAGCCGCGCCGCGTCGAGCCTGCGCAAGATGATCGGCGATCATGTGACGCTGTCGGTCCCGTCGATCGATGTGGTGAGCCAGCGCCGCGCCGCGCGCCTGATCAGCGAACGCGAAGTCGCCGAGCTGGTCGCCGTCCGCCAGGACTTCTCCGGCCCGTTCTCGGGCCGCGCGCTGCTCATCTTCCCGGAGAGCAACAGCCTCGAGCTGGTCCGCGCCGTGACCGGCGATACGCTCAGCGCGCAGGAAGTCGTCGACATGGAACATGAGGCGTTGACCGAGACCGGCAACGTCATCCTCAATTCCTGTCTCGCCACCATGGCCAACATGCTCAAGCGCTCGCTGATCATGACCATCCCGGAAGTGCTGCGCGGCAATGGCGCGCTGCTGTTCGAGATCGATGAGAGCAGCGAAGTCGAGGGGCTGGTGCTGTTCCTCTATATCGACTTCGCGGTGCGCAAGCGCGACATCCGCGGCTATATCGCAATGATAATGGACATCCCTTCGCTCGAAGTGCTCAAGGAACTGCTCGACGAATTCATCGCCCGCATCGTGGGAACCGATGGCTGA
- a CDS encoding cytochrome b encodes MIRELRAWARTHTERNRYSPVGIAFHWVMAFLVLFQLGWGYYTSWLPPGGDKLFSYQVHSAVGLPVLLLAIARFGWRLMIPGPVNDADKQGWQTQIAYAMHYVFYAAFFGLPLSGWAMWSSVAEPGPLYLAGFIPWPQMPFGAMPLELRWQILHGAETVHQWLVITLLLVIPLHVGAALKHHFWDRHDVLEGMLPEIPDAEDPRAAPQHSPREPKIPPEKAPG; translated from the coding sequence ATGATCCGCGAGCTTCGCGCCTGGGCGCGCACGCATACCGAGCGTAACCGCTATTCCCCGGTCGGCATCGCCTTTCATTGGGTGATGGCATTCCTCGTGCTCTTTCAGCTCGGCTGGGGCTATTATACGAGCTGGCTGCCGCCGGGCGGCGACAAGCTGTTCAGCTATCAGGTGCACAGCGCGGTCGGGCTACCGGTGCTGCTGCTTGCGATTGCGCGCTTCGGATGGCGGCTGATGATTCCCGGACCGGTCAACGATGCCGACAAGCAGGGCTGGCAGACCCAGATCGCCTATGCGATGCACTATGTGTTCTACGCTGCCTTTTTCGGGCTGCCGCTCAGCGGCTGGGCGATGTGGTCGTCGGTCGCCGAGCCGGGGCCGCTCTATCTCGCGGGCTTCATCCCCTGGCCGCAAATGCCGTTCGGCGCGATGCCGCTCGAACTGCGCTGGCAGATCCTCCACGGCGCCGAGACCGTGCATCAATGGCTGGTGATCACCCTGCTGCTGGTCATTCCGCTCCATGTCGGCGCGGCGCTGAAGCATCATTTCTGGGATCGGCACGATGTGCTGGAGGGGATGCTGCCGGAGATCCCGGACGCGGAGGATCCCCGGGCAGCGCCGCAGCATAGCCCGCGAGAGCCGAAGATTCCGCCCGAGAAAGCGCCCGGCTGA
- a CDS encoding protein-glutamate O-methyltransferase CheR, with the protein MQRVADLLYRWTGMIFGASKRYYIERRIGDRIAKTGMADARSYLALAASNPTEREALTNAFTINETYFYRESHQLTALSRQILPEIIRAKRPGDLVRIWSMPCSTGEEAYSIALWLLENWPLVDAYNVEVVGSDIDTQALDQAREGRYAARALAKLPPGVIESYFEAERGHRRKIIDDLRESVRFTPANIVDRATLAGMGKFDVILCRNLLIYFDDASRVQAAANLYESLNPGGFLCLGHSESMTRISDQFVMARLEDAIVYRRP; encoded by the coding sequence ATGCAGCGGGTCGCCGACCTTCTCTATCGCTGGACGGGCATGATCTTCGGCGCCAGCAAGCGCTATTACATCGAGCGCCGCATCGGCGATCGCATAGCGAAGACCGGCATGGCCGATGCGCGCAGCTATCTCGCGCTGGCCGCGAGCAATCCCACGGAACGCGAGGCACTGACCAACGCCTTCACGATCAATGAAACCTATTTCTATCGCGAAAGCCACCAGCTCACGGCGCTGAGCCGCCAGATACTGCCTGAAATAATCCGCGCCAAACGACCCGGCGATCTCGTGCGAATCTGGTCGATGCCGTGCTCGACCGGCGAGGAAGCCTATTCGATCGCGCTCTGGCTGCTCGAAAACTGGCCGCTGGTCGACGCATATAATGTCGAGGTCGTCGGGTCGGACATCGATACCCAGGCGCTCGATCAGGCGCGCGAGGGACGCTATGCCGCGCGGGCGCTGGCGAAATTGCCGCCCGGGGTGATCGAGAGCTATTTCGAGGCGGAGCGCGGGCATCGCCGCAAAATCATCGACGATCTGCGCGAATCGGTGCGCTTCACGCCCGCCAACATCGTCGATCGCGCGACACTGGCCGGGATGGGCAAGTTCGACGTGATCCTGTGCCGCAACCTGCTGATCTATTTCGACGATGCCTCGCGCGTCCAGGCCGCCGCGAATCTCTATGAAAGCCTCAATCCGGGCGGCTTCCTCTGCCTTGGCCACAGCGAGTCGATGACGCGGATCAGCGACCAGTTCGTCATGGCTCGCCTTGAAGATGCAATCGTCTATCGTAGGCCGTGA
- a CDS encoding membrane-bound PQQ-dependent dehydrogenase, glucose/quinate/shikimate family: protein MPDAIIGQTRRHPLPAMLVGGLLALIGAVLAIGGVWLAVIGGSVYYLLAGLALVGSGVLLVRGRPLGAWIYIGVWALTMIWALWEAGLDGWALIPRVVGPSVLLILVLLLLPTLSRWQWRTALGASATVVLLLVIGGFAISRINQPAIGALPGVIASSVADPSPLRPGTDWPAYGGSYAAQRYSPLAQITPDNVGKLKRVWLYNTGDLPKDMKDNKYGAETTPLKVGDTLYLCSAKNILIALDPATGKQRWRYDPQVPDAWIPYTAACRGVAYHAVAGAAADSECATRIVEGTLDARIIAVDARTGRPCPGFGTNGQVDIKRGMGEVFPGMVSMTSPPTIVQGVIVTGHQVLDGQNRTAPSGVIQGYDVVTGAKRWAWDMVNPTWTGDPPAGQQYARGTPNMWTTASGDEALGLVYLPMGNSAVDYWSGSRSAPEKAFSTSLVAIDVNTGRPRWRFQTVRNDVWDYDLGAQATLIDFPSGGGTVPALVLPSKQGDIYVLDRRTGQPLFPVQERAVPRTGVEPGQRSPTQPFSSYHTLAKDQLTERDMWGMSPIDQMICRIQFRRAEYRGPYTPPTADKRFIEYPGYNGGTDWGGLAIDPVRGVIVANYNDMPNYNRLIPRAEADKRGAFARGDPRGGDMNEGGHGKLDPQAGSPYAISVNAGWRLPLTGLLCKRPPYGGIRAIDMRTGRTIWDRPFGTARRNGPWNIPSMLPVNIGTPNNGGAVLTAGGVVFIAAATDDLIRAIDLRTGATIWQDALPAGGQATPMVYEVAGKQYLVIMAGGHHFMETPVGDAVIAYALPD, encoded by the coding sequence ATGCCAGACGCGATCATCGGCCAAACCCGCAGGCACCCGCTCCCGGCGATGCTGGTCGGCGGGCTGCTCGCGCTGATCGGCGCGGTGCTCGCGATCGGCGGCGTCTGGCTCGCGGTCATCGGCGGCTCGGTCTACTACCTGCTTGCCGGGCTCGCGCTTGTCGGCTCGGGCGTGCTGCTGGTGCGCGGCCGTCCGCTCGGCGCATGGATCTATATCGGCGTGTGGGCGCTCACCATGATCTGGGCGCTGTGGGAGGCCGGGCTCGACGGCTGGGCGCTGATCCCGCGCGTCGTCGGCCCCAGCGTGCTGCTGATCCTCGTCCTGCTGCTCCTGCCCACCTTGTCGCGCTGGCAGTGGCGGACCGCGCTCGGCGCTTCCGCAACGGTGGTGTTGCTGCTGGTCATCGGCGGCTTCGCAATCTCCCGGATCAACCAGCCGGCGATCGGCGCATTGCCCGGAGTGATCGCGTCGAGCGTCGCCGATCCCTCGCCGCTGCGCCCGGGCACCGACTGGCCGGCCTATGGCGGCAGCTATGCGGCGCAGCGTTACTCGCCGCTCGCCCAGATCACCCCGGACAATGTCGGCAAGCTCAAGCGCGTCTGGCTCTACAATACCGGCGACTTGCCCAAGGACATGAAGGACAACAAATACGGCGCCGAGACGACGCCGCTCAAGGTCGGCGACACGCTCTATCTCTGCTCGGCCAAGAACATCCTGATTGCGCTCGATCCCGCCACCGGCAAGCAGCGCTGGCGCTACGATCCGCAGGTGCCCGACGCCTGGATCCCCTACACTGCCGCCTGCCGCGGCGTCGCCTATCATGCCGTCGCCGGCGCGGCGGCGGACAGCGAATGCGCCACCCGGATCGTCGAAGGCACGCTCGACGCCCGCATCATCGCCGTCGACGCGCGTACCGGCCGCCCCTGCCCCGGCTTCGGCACCAATGGCCAGGTCGATATCAAGCGCGGCATGGGCGAAGTCTTCCCCGGCATGGTCTCGATGACCTCGCCACCCACGATCGTCCAGGGCGTGATCGTCACCGGGCACCAGGTGCTCGACGGCCAGAACCGCACCGCGCCTTCGGGCGTGATCCAGGGCTATGATGTCGTCACCGGCGCCAAGCGTTGGGCATGGGACATGGTCAATCCGACATGGACCGGCGATCCGCCCGCCGGCCAGCAATATGCCCGCGGCACGCCGAACATGTGGACCACCGCGAGCGGCGACGAAGCGCTCGGCCTGGTCTATCTGCCGATGGGCAACTCGGCGGTCGATTATTGGAGCGGCAGCCGCAGCGCGCCGGAAAAGGCCTTTTCGACCTCACTGGTCGCGATCGACGTGAACACCGGACGGCCGCGCTGGCGCTTCCAGACGGTGCGCAACGATGTGTGGGACTATGATCTCGGCGCGCAGGCGACCTTGATCGACTTCCCCTCGGGCGGCGGCACCGTCCCCGCGCTGGTCCTGCCGAGCAAGCAGGGCGACATCTACGTTCTGGACCGCCGCACCGGCCAGCCGCTGTTCCCGGTGCAGGAGCGGGCCGTGCCCCGCACCGGCGTCGAGCCCGGGCAGCGCAGCCCGACTCAGCCCTTCTCCAGTTACCACACGCTGGCCAAGGACCAACTGACCGAGCGGGACATGTGGGGGATGTCGCCGATCGACCAGATGATCTGCCGCATCCAGTTCCGCCGCGCCGAATATCGCGGCCCCTACACCCCGCCCACCGCCGACAAGCGCTTCATCGAATATCCCGGCTATAATGGCGGCACCGATTGGGGCGGCCTCGCGATCGATCCGGTACGCGGCGTGATCGTCGCCAATTACAACGACATGCCCAACTATAACCGGCTGATCCCCCGCGCCGAGGCCGACAAGCGTGGCGCCTTCGCGCGCGGCGACCCGCGCGGTGGCGACATGAACGAGGGCGGCCACGGCAAGCTCGATCCGCAGGCGGGTTCGCCTTATGCGATCTCCGTCAATGCCGGGTGGCGGCTGCCGCTCACCGGGCTGCTGTGCAAGCGCCCGCCCTATGGCGGCATCCGCGCGATCGACATGCGCACCGGCCGGACGATCTGGGATCGCCCGTTCGGCACCGCGCGCCGTAACGGCCCGTGGAACATCCCGTCGATGCTGCCGGTCAACATCGGCACGCCCAACAATGGCGGCGCAGTGTTGACGGCAGGCGGCGTGGTGTTCATCGCCGCGGCCACCGACGACCTGATCCGCGCGATCGACCTGCGCACCGGCGCGACGATCTGGCAGGACGCGCTACCCGCCGGCGGACAGGCGACGCCGATGGTCTATGAAGTCGCCGGCAAGCAGTATCTGGTGATCATGGCCGGCGGACATCACTTCATGGAGACCCCGGTCGGCGATGCGGTGATCGCCTACGCTCTGCCCGATTGA
- a CDS encoding chemotaxis protein CheA: MDELLEQFLIEGRDLIAQGASDFARLARDPGDAAAVDSAFRAIHTLKGSVGIFPMGPAERVLHAAEDVLERARKGRGALDAAAVTGLVACLDAVDRWVDQIEGGALAPDAERLAAEVIAQLPGHAEASAAPVSGEVPDWLAGLAEREWPAIDAAAGPLTAFRYTPDADCFFRGEDPLAIVAEVPELVALAILPASGAWPAQDVIEPFACVSVLEGLSAAPADAVRATFRMMPDQVVLHRLDPAARPEAGLAETAARATAVLRVDAARVDALADGLGELVVAVNAFAPLAEQADKVDRALAATIRTVQANIERVAGDLHRGVSAVRQVPLAATLRRLPRMAREIAGGLGKGVDFDVSGEGLEVDKQIADGLFEPLLHLIRNAIDHGIETPAAREAAGKPAQGSVRLAARRDGDAILVTLEDDGAGIDAARIRAAAVSRGLIGEEAASQLTDTAALRLIFAPGFSTASEVTEVSGRGVGMDAVQASVERLRGTIDITSEPGRGTRFRLRLPANALTTRLLVVEVGSDRYGVALDQIVETVRIDSNALMPVGGGAACVLRGRTVPVLSLAALLGGADAPSPTAKLLVTRSGGERVALKVDGFAERIDTLVRPSSGILAGVPGVTGSTLLGDGGVLLVLDLPALAA, translated from the coding sequence ATGGACGAGCTGCTCGAGCAATTCCTGATCGAAGGGCGCGACCTGATCGCGCAGGGAGCGTCCGACTTCGCCCGCCTTGCGCGCGATCCCGGCGATGCTGCGGCGGTCGACAGCGCCTTTCGCGCGATCCACACGCTCAAGGGTTCGGTTGGCATCTTCCCGATGGGGCCGGCGGAACGCGTGCTCCACGCCGCCGAGGACGTGCTCGAACGGGCGCGCAAGGGCCGCGGCGCGCTTGATGCCGCCGCCGTTACCGGGCTGGTCGCTTGTCTCGACGCCGTGGACCGCTGGGTCGATCAGATCGAAGGCGGTGCGCTGGCGCCCGACGCGGAGCGGCTTGCCGCTGAAGTAATCGCGCAACTCCCCGGCCATGCCGAGGCATCGGCCGCGCCGGTATCGGGCGAGGTGCCGGACTGGCTTGCGGGTCTAGCCGAGCGCGAATGGCCGGCGATCGACGCGGCGGCAGGGCCGCTGACGGCCTTCCGCTACACGCCTGACGCCGATTGCTTCTTCCGTGGCGAGGACCCGCTGGCGATAGTGGCGGAAGTCCCCGAACTGGTCGCGCTGGCGATCCTCCCCGCGAGCGGGGCATGGCCTGCCCAAGACGTCATCGAGCCCTTTGCATGTGTTTCGGTGCTAGAGGGCCTCAGCGCAGCCCCCGCCGACGCCGTGCGCGCCACGTTCCGGATGATGCCCGATCAGGTCGTGCTGCACCGGCTCGATCCCGCAGCACGGCCCGAAGCCGGATTGGCGGAGACCGCTGCCCGCGCGACCGCAGTGCTGCGCGTTGATGCCGCGCGTGTCGATGCGCTGGCGGATGGGCTCGGCGAACTGGTCGTCGCGGTCAACGCTTTCGCCCCGCTTGCCGAACAGGCCGACAAGGTGGACCGCGCGCTCGCCGCCACTATCCGCACGGTACAGGCCAATATCGAGCGCGTCGCAGGCGACCTCCACCGCGGCGTCAGCGCCGTGCGGCAGGTCCCGCTCGCGGCAACGCTGCGGCGTTTGCCGCGCATGGCGCGGGAGATCGCGGGGGGGCTGGGTAAGGGTGTAGATTTCGACGTCTCGGGCGAGGGGCTGGAAGTCGACAAACAGATCGCCGACGGGCTGTTCGAGCCGCTGCTTCATCTCATCCGTAACGCGATCGACCATGGAATCGAAACGCCGGCGGCGCGCGAAGCCGCGGGCAAGCCGGCGCAGGGCAGCGTCCGGCTGGCGGCGCGGCGCGACGGGGACGCGATCCTCGTCACGCTGGAAGACGACGGCGCCGGGATCGACGCCGCGCGTATCCGCGCCGCGGCAGTATCGCGCGGCCTGATCGGCGAAGAGGCGGCGTCGCAACTCACCGACACGGCGGCGCTCCGGCTGATCTTCGCGCCGGGCTTCTCGACGGCAAGCGAAGTCACCGAAGTTTCGGGCCGGGGCGTCGGCATGGACGCGGTACAGGCGTCGGTGGAGCGGCTGCGCGGTACGATCGACATTACCAGCGAGCCGGGCAGGGGCACGCGCTTTCGCCTGCGCCTTCCCGCCAACGCGCTCACCACCCGGCTGCTGGTCGTAGAGGTAGGCAGCGACCGCTACGGCGTCGCGCTCGACCAGATCGTCGAGACGGTTCGTATCGACAGCAACGCGCTGATGCCGGTGGGCGGCGGCGCGGCCTGTGTGCTGCGCGGACGTACGGTTCCGGTGCTGAGCCTCGCCGCGTTGCTTGGGGGCGCCGACGCACCCTCGCCGACTGCCAAATTGCTCGTCACTCGATCGGGTGGCGAGCGGGTGGCGCTCAAGGTGGACGGCTTCGCCGAGCGAATTGATACGCTGGTCCGCCCGTCGAGCGGTATCCTGGCCGGCGTGCCCGGAGTCACCGGATCAACCCTGCTCGGCGACGGCGGCGTGCTGCTCGTCCTCGACTTGCCGGCGCTGGCGGCATGA
- the cheB gene encoding chemotaxis-specific protein-glutamate methyltransferase CheB: MIKLLVVDDSPLMRRLLTEIFSAAGDFEVAVARTGAEALDLLTAFAPDVVTLDIHMPGMDGLACLDQIMLIRPCPVVMVSSLTAEGADETLEAMALGAVDFIAKPRGAVSLEIDALAPELVDKVRQAASARISRATRLRERVRARTGGAMARPVPRPRAAQRISVPRGPLPADGLVLVGCSTGGPPALDALLGRLAADFPWPIVVAQHMPASFTGPLARRLDRLCALGVSEVVKATPLHPGQVYIARGDADILITRRAGLLTAIAAPSDPELYWHPSVDRLVSSAMAQVAPESLVGVLMTGMGADGARAMTELRTRGGHTIAESVDTAVVWGMPGALVAADGASVVAPLDRIAGELMALFKA; this comes from the coding sequence GTGATCAAGCTCCTCGTCGTCGACGATTCCCCGCTGATGCGGCGGCTGCTTACCGAGATCTTCAGCGCCGCCGGCGATTTCGAAGTCGCAGTGGCGCGCACCGGTGCCGAGGCGCTCGACCTGTTGACCGCCTTCGCGCCAGACGTGGTGACGCTCGACATCCATATGCCCGGCATGGATGGCCTCGCCTGTCTCGACCAGATCATGCTGATCCGGCCGTGCCCGGTAGTGATGGTCTCCTCGCTCACTGCCGAGGGCGCCGACGAGACGCTGGAGGCGATGGCGCTTGGCGCAGTCGACTTCATCGCCAAGCCGCGCGGGGCGGTGTCGCTCGAAATCGACGCGCTGGCGCCGGAGCTTGTCGACAAGGTCCGCCAGGCGGCGAGCGCGCGCATCTCGCGCGCGACGCGGTTGCGCGAGCGCGTCCGTGCGCGGACCGGCGGTGCGATGGCCAGGCCCGTCCCGCGGCCCCGTGCAGCGCAGAGGATCAGCGTGCCCAGGGGGCCGCTGCCGGCCGATGGGCTGGTGCTGGTCGGCTGCTCGACCGGCGGCCCGCCTGCGCTAGATGCGCTGCTCGGCCGGCTCGCCGCCGACTTTCCCTGGCCGATCGTCGTCGCGCAGCACATGCCGGCGAGCTTCACCGGCCCGCTCGCCCGCCGGCTCGACCGGCTCTGCGCGCTGGGCGTCAGCGAAGTCGTCAAGGCGACGCCGCTCCACCCGGGCCAGGTCTATATCGCCCGCGGCGACGCCGACATCCTCATCACGCGCCGCGCCGGCTTGCTCACCGCGATCGCCGCGCCGAGCGACCCCGAGCTTTATTGGCACCCCAGTGTCGACCGGCTCGTTTCGAGCGCGATGGCGCAGGTCGCACCCGAAAGCCTTGTCGGTGTGTTGATGACCGGCATGGGCGCGGACGGAGCGAGGGCGATGACAGAATTAAGGACCCGGGGCGGGCATACCATCGCCGAATCGGTCGATACCGCCGTGGTCTGGGGCATGCCGGGCGCGCTGGTCGCGGCCGACGGCGCCTCCGTCGTCGCACCGCTGGACCGCATCGCTGGCGAACTGATGGCACTCTTCAAGGCGTGA
- a CDS encoding PAS domain-containing hybrid sensor histidine kinase/response regulator has product MAEHSDEASRTRSILAAAGTSGTWDWDVAEDRLHVDARFAELYGLDSEAALAGVSTETFFKAIHPADRARMRIAVAGILGGAELFSKEFRIIDPDGAILWMHGRGQSHFDADDMPVRFTGLLVDVTERKRTEERLRIAQSAGGIGTFEYVDGFATVTVSSEFCQLLGLHPASALPVRTINNVVQADHPPLIPQPGHGAIPETLEGVFCITRSDDGSGRWVARRGEILREGAGYRLVGVIYDVTESKQQEARLRELNDTLETRVEQEVAERREAEEALRQAQKMEAVGQLTGGIAHDFNNLLTVIIGNVDTVLRRFESGADPRARRSLESALKGAERAASLTQRLLAFSRRQPLEPKTIDVARLLAGMSDLLTRSISESIAIQIVTETNLWRVEADPHQLENVILNLAVNARDAMPAGGGLTIDARNVEVGEEAARDGALPGDYVAISVSDSGIGMSPETVAKVFDPFFTTKEVGKGTGLGLSMVYGFVKQSGGHVTIDSTEGEGTTVRLFLERKLDNGQVETAAEGTAAEMGSASETVLVVEDDDEVRAYTVGILRELGYRVVEAHDGVSAIRLLEREDFSVDLLLSDVVMPRMSGQELADKARAMQPDLKVLFASGYTRDTIMRDGRLEAGVDLISKPFTFVALAAKVRDVLDRQA; this is encoded by the coding sequence ATGGCTGAGCATAGCGACGAAGCCAGCCGGACGCGCTCGATCCTCGCCGCCGCGGGAACCAGCGGAACCTGGGACTGGGACGTCGCCGAGGACCGTCTGCACGTCGATGCGCGCTTCGCCGAGCTGTACGGCCTCGACTCCGAAGCGGCGCTGGCCGGCGTTTCCACCGAAACCTTCTTCAAGGCGATCCATCCCGCCGATCGCGCGCGGATGCGGATCGCAGTCGCCGGTATCCTGGGCGGCGCCGAGCTGTTCTCCAAGGAATTCCGGATCATCGATCCCGACGGCGCCATTTTGTGGATGCACGGTCGCGGGCAAAGCCATTTCGACGCCGACGACATGCCGGTGCGTTTCACCGGGTTGCTGGTCGATGTCACCGAACGCAAGCGCACCGAGGAGCGGCTGCGCATCGCCCAGTCGGCGGGCGGCATCGGCACGTTCGAATATGTCGACGGCTTCGCAACTGTCACTGTCTCCAGCGAATTCTGCCAGCTGCTCGGCCTGCATCCGGCATCGGCGCTGCCGGTGCGGACGATCAACAATGTGGTGCAGGCAGACCATCCGCCGCTGATCCCGCAGCCGGGCCACGGGGCTATACCCGAGACGCTGGAAGGCGTTTTCTGCATCACGCGCAGCGACGACGGCAGCGGCCGCTGGGTCGCGCGCCGCGGCGAGATCCTGCGCGAAGGCGCCGGCTACCGGCTGGTCGGCGTGATCTACGACGTCACCGAATCCAAGCAGCAGGAGGCCCGGCTCCGCGAGCTCAACGACACGCTGGAGACGCGCGTCGAGCAGGAAGTCGCCGAGCGGCGCGAAGCCGAAGAGGCGCTTCGCCAGGCGCAGAAGATGGAAGCGGTGGGCCAGCTTACCGGCGGCATCGCGCATGATTTCAACAATCTGCTCACCGTGATCATCGGCAATGTCGATACCGTGCTGCGCCGCTTCGAATCCGGGGCCGATCCGCGCGCACGGCGATCGCTGGAGAGTGCGCTGAAGGGAGCCGAGCGCGCGGCTTCGCTCACCCAGCGCCTTCTCGCCTTTTCGCGCCGCCAGCCGCTTGAACCCAAGACGATCGACGTCGCGCGGCTGCTCGCCGGAATGTCGGACCTGCTGACGCGCTCGATCTCCGAATCGATCGCGATTCAGATCGTAACCGAGACAAATCTGTGGCGCGTCGAAGCCGATCCCCACCAGCTTGAGAATGTAATACTGAACCTCGCCGTAAACGCCCGCGACGCCATGCCCGCGGGAGGTGGCCTGACGATCGACGCACGCAATGTCGAGGTTGGGGAAGAGGCCGCGCGTGATGGCGCGCTGCCTGGCGACTATGTCGCGATTTCAGTCTCCGACAGCGGCATCGGCATGTCGCCCGAGACGGTTGCCAAGGTATTCGACCCGTTCTTCACGACCAAGGAAGTGGGCAAGGGAACCGGGCTTGGCCTCTCGATGGTCTATGGCTTCGTCAAGCAATCGGGCGGGCATGTGACGATCGATTCGACCGAGGGGGAGGGCACGACGGTGCGGCTGTTCCTCGAACGCAAGCTCGACAATGGCCAGGTCGAGACTGCTGCAGAAGGGACAGCTGCCGAAATGGGCAGCGCGTCGGAAACCGTGCTGGTGGTCGAGGACGACGACGAGGTTCGCGCTTACACCGTCGGGATCCTGCGCGAACTCGGCTATCGCGTGGTCGAGGCGCATGACGGGGTCTCGGCGATCCGATTGCTCGAACGCGAGGATTTTTCGGTCGATCTGCTGTTGAGCGACGTCGTGATGCCCAGGATGTCCGGCCAGGAACTTGCCGACAAGGCGCGTGCGATGCAACCCGATCTCAAGGTGCTGTTCGCGTCGGGCTATACCCGCGACACGATCATGCGCGACGGCCGGCTGGAAGCGGGAGTCGATCTGATCTCGAAGCCCTTCACCTTCGTCGCGCTGGCGGCAAAGGTTCGGGATGTGCTGGACCGCCAGGCGTAG
- a CDS encoding cytochrome c oxidase assembly protein — protein MIWIPYCGAAPVPGALMARWNFDPVLLLGFAVAIAGFVYFGSRDAARRAWFAAATGILAVLFVSPFCALTSALFAARVAHHVVLTAVAAPLLAAALPAIPRGGIALWAGLHALVFWVWHAPPVYGWALSSHGAYWLMQATLLGSAVALWSAVRAAPMPAAIAALLATMVQMGLLGALITFAPAPLYAPHYLGPIAWGFTPLEDQQLAGLIMWAPGAAVYLAAALALLSRWFAREQAAA, from the coding sequence GTGATTTGGATACCCTATTGCGGCGCGGCGCCGGTGCCCGGTGCGCTGATGGCGCGCTGGAACTTCGATCCGGTGCTGCTGCTCGGCTTCGCGGTGGCGATTGCCGGCTTCGTGTATTTCGGCAGCAGGGATGCGGCACGGCGGGCTTGGTTCGCGGCGGCGACCGGCATCCTGGCCGTACTGTTTGTCTCGCCCTTCTGCGCGCTCACCTCTGCGCTGTTCGCGGCGCGGGTGGCGCATCATGTCGTGCTCACCGCAGTGGCGGCGCCGCTGCTCGCTGCGGCGCTGCCGGCGATCCCGCGCGGCGGAATCGCACTCTGGGCGGGGCTGCACGCGCTGGTCTTCTGGGTGTGGCACGCGCCGCCGGTCTACGGCTGGGCGCTGTCGAGCCACGGGGCCTACTGGCTGATGCAGGCGACCCTGCTCGGTAGCGCGGTGGCGCTGTGGAGTGCGGTGCGGGCCGCGCCGATGCCGGCGGCGATTGCCGCGCTGCTGGCGACGATGGTGCAGATGGGGCTGCTTGGCGCGCTGATCACCTTCGCGCCGGCACCGCTCTACGCACCGCATTATCTGGGGCCCATCGCCTGGGGCTTCACGCCGCTGGAGGATCAGCAACTCGCCGGGCTGATCATGTGGGCGCCGGGCGCGGCGGTCTATCTGGCGGCGGCGCTGGCGCTGCTGTCGCGCTGGTTCGCGCGCGAGCAGGCGGCAGCATGA
- a CDS encoding response regulator transcription factor: MPVTVLIVDDSKLARIVAGKALAALQPEWQKVEASSAAEALEVIAARDVDLALIDFNMTEKDGLELASELRALRPDMPIAIITANIQDEIVARAREIGAAFVAKPVTADSLEGFLSGAALRLRSNKA, translated from the coding sequence ATGCCCGTTACTGTTCTGATCGTCGATGACAGCAAGCTCGCGCGGATCGTCGCGGGCAAGGCCTTGGCTGCGCTCCAGCCCGAATGGCAAAAGGTCGAGGCGAGCAGCGCCGCGGAAGCGCTGGAAGTGATCGCTGCGCGCGACGTCGATCTTGCGCTGATCGATTTCAACATGACCGAGAAGGACGGGCTGGAACTCGCGAGCGAACTGCGCGCTCTGCGTCCCGACATGCCGATCGCCATCATCACTGCCAATATCCAGGACGAGATCGTCGCGCGTGCGCGCGAAATCGGCGCCGCGTTCGTCGCCAAGCCGGTCACGGCCGACAGCCTGGAGGGCTTTCTCTCGGGTGCGGCGCTCCGCTTGCGATCGAACAAGGCATGA